In Pseudomonas sp. MYb327, one DNA window encodes the following:
- a CDS encoding enoyl-CoA hydratase, protein MSDPSAAPVLLERPLPGVALLRLNRPQATNALSLELQALLSRYFAELAIDPQVRCIVLTGGDKVFAAGGDINSMAGVGAIDIYKRHTERVWGPIQHCPKPVIAAVCGYAYGGGCELAMHADLIVAGRSARFCQPEIRIGIMPGIGGTQRLVRAVGKVKAMRMALTGQPISAEEAWVAGLVSDLVDDDQVQAHALELARVIAAMPALAAEQIKEVILAGMDAPLEAGLALERKANALLFASRDQKEGMQAFIEKRPAQFEGY, encoded by the coding sequence ATGTCCGACCCATCCGCTGCACCGGTTCTGCTCGAACGCCCACTGCCCGGCGTGGCCCTGCTGCGGCTCAACCGTCCGCAGGCGACCAACGCCTTGAGCCTGGAATTACAGGCGCTGCTGTCGCGGTATTTCGCCGAATTGGCGATTGATCCCCAAGTGCGCTGCATCGTGCTGACGGGTGGAGACAAAGTGTTCGCGGCCGGTGGCGACATCAACAGCATGGCCGGGGTTGGCGCCATCGATATCTACAAGCGCCACACCGAGCGAGTCTGGGGGCCGATCCAGCATTGCCCGAAACCGGTGATCGCGGCGGTCTGCGGTTACGCCTACGGCGGTGGCTGCGAGTTGGCGATGCACGCCGACCTGATCGTCGCCGGACGCAGCGCGCGCTTCTGCCAACCGGAAATCCGTATCGGCATCATGCCTGGCATCGGCGGCACTCAACGTCTGGTGCGCGCGGTCGGCAAGGTCAAGGCGATGCGCATGGCACTCACTGGCCAACCGATCAGCGCCGAGGAGGCCTGGGTGGCCGGGTTGGTCAGCGACCTGGTTGACGATGACCAAGTGCAGGCCCACGCGTTGGAGCTGGCGCGGGTGATCGCGGCGATGCCGGCGCTGGCTGCCGAGCAGATCAAGGAAGTGATTCTGGCGGGGATGGACGCGCCACTGGAGGCGGGCCTGGCGCTGGAGCGCAAGGCCAATGCACTGTTGTTCGCTTCGCGCGACCAGAAGGAAGGCATGCAGGCGTTCATCGAAAAACGCCCGGCGCAATTCGAAGGGTACTGA
- a CDS encoding SDR family oxidoreductase, producing MELHSGLDYSGKVVLVTGGTKGIGAGIARGFLAANARVIVCARREPEQVPAEGGKRASFIAADVREHDSLQRLFATIERDFGRLDVVINNAGGSPSADAATASPRFHESIIGLNLIAPLNVAQHANRLMQAQALGGCIVFIGSISALRSSPGTAAYGAAKAGVLALVQSLAVEWGPKVRVVTVSPGLVLTEQAHLHYGSEAGIAAVAAGIPAARMAVAEDIANACLYIASPLASYASGCNLLLHGGGERPAFLGAAQVLPT from the coding sequence ATGGAGCTGCATTCGGGTCTTGATTACAGCGGCAAAGTGGTGCTGGTGACCGGTGGCACCAAGGGCATCGGCGCCGGCATTGCACGGGGGTTCCTGGCTGCCAACGCGCGGGTGATTGTCTGTGCCCGGCGCGAACCTGAGCAGGTGCCGGCAGAGGGCGGCAAGCGTGCGAGCTTCATTGCCGCCGATGTGCGCGAGCACGATTCCCTGCAACGCCTGTTCGCCACCATCGAGCGCGACTTCGGGCGCCTCGACGTGGTGATCAACAACGCCGGTGGCAGCCCGTCCGCCGACGCGGCCACGGCCTCGCCAAGGTTTCACGAAAGCATCATCGGTCTGAATCTGATCGCGCCGCTCAACGTCGCCCAGCATGCCAACCGGCTGATGCAGGCCCAGGCGCTGGGCGGTTGCATCGTCTTTATCGGCAGCATCAGCGCGTTGCGTTCCTCGCCAGGCACCGCCGCTTACGGCGCCGCCAAGGCCGGGGTGCTGGCGTTGGTGCAATCGCTGGCGGTGGAGTGGGGACCCAAGGTGCGCGTGGTCACGGTCAGTCCAGGGCTGGTGCTGACCGAACAGGCGCATCTGCATTACGGCTCCGAAGCCGGTATCGCCGCCGTCGCTGCCGGCATTCCGGCCGCCCGAATGGCAGTGGCCGAAGACATCGCCAACGCCTGCCTCTACATCGCATCACCGCTGGCCAGTTACGCCAGCGGTTGCAACCTGTTGCTGCATGGCGGTGGTGAACGACCGGCATTTCTCGGTGCTGCGCAGGTTCTGCCCACCTGA
- a CDS encoding SDR family oxidoreductase has translation MMTLNQNNQNGRVHGKVALVTGGAKGIGAASVRLLAAEGAQVLISDLDVEAGQALAQEIGPTAAFIRQDVSSEEQWRDVVGHVRERYGRLDILVNNAGILIHGSIEETSLADWRKVMQVNADGVFLGCREGIALMKDSGGSIINLSSVAALAGRDDYLAYSASKGAVAALSRSVAVLCRRRKYRIRCNTLHPDGVLTDMTRGGFPEGVDADRLTIDSDPMNRMCRPEDVAASVLFLASDESRAINGVELRVDSGQMVMSI, from the coding sequence ATGATGACGCTCAATCAAAACAACCAGAACGGACGGGTTCACGGCAAGGTGGCGCTGGTTACCGGTGGTGCCAAGGGCATCGGCGCCGCCAGCGTGCGGCTGCTCGCGGCCGAAGGTGCCCAAGTGCTGATCAGCGACCTCGATGTCGAGGCAGGGCAAGCGCTGGCGCAGGAAATCGGCCCGACCGCCGCCTTTATCCGCCAGGACGTCAGCAGTGAAGAGCAATGGCGCGACGTCGTGGGTCATGTGCGCGAGCGCTATGGTCGACTGGATATTCTGGTCAACAACGCCGGCATCCTGATCCACGGCTCGATTGAAGAAACCAGCCTGGCCGATTGGCGCAAAGTGATGCAGGTGAATGCCGATGGCGTGTTTCTGGGCTGTCGCGAAGGCATTGCGTTGATGAAGGACAGCGGTGGTTCGATAATCAATCTGTCTTCCGTCGCAGCCCTGGCGGGGCGTGACGATTACCTGGCCTACAGCGCCTCGAAAGGGGCGGTCGCGGCGTTGTCGCGCTCGGTGGCGGTGCTTTGCCGCCGACGCAAATACCGCATCCGTTGCAATACCCTGCATCCGGATGGCGTGCTCACCGACATGACCCGTGGCGGATTTCCTGAGGGCGTCGATGCAGACCGCCTGACCATCGACAGCGACCCGATGAATCGCATGTGCCGGCCAGAGGACGTGGCGGCCAGTGTGTTGTTTCTGGCCAGCGATGAGTCCCGGGCAATCAATGGCGTCGAGTTGCGGGTGGACAGCGGGCAGATGGTGATGAGTATCTAA
- a CDS encoding coniferyl aldehyde dehydrogenase, producing MSTAASCVQDLSSLLAQQKKAFASSGNVSADTRRQRLQQVIDLLVHNHQALTTAIDQDFGGRPAGFSLMNDVLGALASLKHARDHLQDWMQDEPREMFAPYDQLGAKAWVMHQPKGTVGILGTWNAPLYTLFSPLASALAAGNRAILKPSEVVPRTAELVARLCAEHLDPLVVAVVNGGPELGEAFSSQPFDHLVFTGSTAIGRLVMGNAAKNLVPVTLELGGKSPVIVSTTADLNKTAFSIAAGKICNGGQVCINPDLVYVPKAQLESFLDALRSAYCDLNPTVAGNPDVVAVVNQRHLDRVEGLVQDAESSGARVECLPESLAVEAGGDRRRPLRVVIDPVPDSLIMHEEIFGPAMVVLGYDDLEQVIAQINGRPRPLALYYFGENAHEQRYVLEHTLSGGVTLNDVMMHPALHDAPFGGVGASGMGHYHGREGFLEFSHLRTVFQASAHDPRREWGLLPPYGEHYLAAMLAGVTSD from the coding sequence ATGAGTACAGCCGCATCTTGCGTCCAAGACCTTTCCAGCCTGCTGGCACAACAGAAAAAAGCCTTTGCCAGCAGCGGCAATGTCAGCGCCGACACGCGTCGCCAGCGACTCCAACAAGTGATCGACCTGCTGGTCCATAACCACCAGGCCTTGACCACGGCAATCGACCAGGATTTTGGCGGGCGGCCTGCCGGGTTTTCATTGATGAATGACGTGCTGGGCGCACTGGCCTCGCTCAAACATGCCCGTGACCACCTGCAGGACTGGATGCAGGACGAGCCGCGCGAGATGTTCGCTCCTTATGACCAGCTCGGAGCCAAAGCCTGGGTCATGCATCAGCCAAAAGGCACGGTGGGCATCCTGGGTACCTGGAACGCACCGCTGTATACCTTGTTCAGTCCACTGGCCTCGGCGCTGGCGGCCGGCAACCGGGCCATCCTCAAGCCTTCGGAAGTGGTGCCTCGCACCGCCGAACTGGTGGCGCGTTTGTGCGCCGAGCATCTCGACCCACTCGTAGTGGCGGTGGTCAACGGCGGGCCGGAACTGGGCGAGGCCTTTAGCAGCCAGCCCTTCGACCACCTGGTGTTCACCGGTAGCACGGCGATTGGCCGGCTAGTGATGGGCAATGCCGCAAAAAACCTGGTGCCGGTGACCCTGGAGCTCGGCGGCAAGTCGCCGGTGATCGTTTCAACCACTGCTGATTTGAACAAAACCGCCTTCAGCATCGCGGCGGGCAAGATTTGCAATGGTGGGCAGGTCTGCATCAATCCGGATCTTGTCTACGTGCCCAAGGCTCAACTGGAATCGTTTCTCGATGCGCTGCGCAGTGCCTATTGCGATCTCAACCCGACAGTGGCCGGCAATCCGGATGTGGTGGCGGTGGTCAACCAACGTCATCTGGACCGGGTCGAAGGTCTGGTACAGGACGCCGAGTCCAGCGGTGCGCGCGTCGAATGCCTGCCAGAATCGTTGGCCGTGGAGGCTGGCGGGGACCGTCGGCGTCCGCTGCGCGTGGTGATTGATCCGGTTCCGGACAGCCTGATCATGCACGAAGAAATCTTTGGCCCGGCGATGGTTGTGCTTGGTTATGACGACCTCGAACAGGTCATTGCGCAGATCAACGGCAGACCACGTCCGCTGGCGTTGTACTACTTCGGCGAGAATGCACACGAGCAACGTTACGTGCTGGAGCACACGCTGTCAGGCGGGGTCACTCTCAACGATGTGATGATGCATCCCGCGCTGCACGATGCGCCGTTCGGTGGCGTCGGCGCTTCGGGCATGGGCCATTACCATGGCCGCGAAGGCTTTCTCGAATTCAGTCACTTGCGCACGGTGTTCCAGGCGTCGGCCCATGACCCGCGCCGCGAATGGGGCCTGTTGCCGCCTTATGGCGAGCACTATCTGGCGGCCATGCTGGCCGGGGTAACCTCCGACTGA
- a CDS encoding FAD-binding protein, with the protein MSMSNNLPSTEILPPLRVADSESVHWDEQCDVLVIGWGAAGACAALEARARGADVLIADRFTGGGASAKSGGVVYAGGGTRHQQAAGFNDSPEAMFDYLKHETQNVVSDDTLRRFCADSVSNLQWLESHGAPYAHQMPPGGKTSYPPDGYFLYYSGNELVPDHRGPLPAAPRGHRTVGKGQGGAVLYAHLKAACLKAGARPLLQAAARRLVVDPQKRVLGAEFWCMPEGSKETELHARLAARAERLQNFAPGYCNKLRVKICQLERDFARPRRVRARNGVILSTGGFIFNRQLLGQHAPKFRRNFKVGATGCDGSGLRLGASVGGQARGLERVSAWRFLNPPYSWHKGIVVNREGQRFCNEEVYGATLGQPLMEEQGGKAWLVLDAPLRKKAIGEALFGGYWWFQSFPALALMLFKVRKGKSLSELANATSMDPAVLRASVLAANAAARGEAPEPFGKSEGGRQVLDQGPFYACDISVTNPVFPLGALTLGGLRVDELSGAVLDEQGQAIAGLYAAGRTALGIPSHLYISGLSLADCVFSGRRAGAAVARAQGQPSPTPHAHEMT; encoded by the coding sequence ATGTCCATGTCCAATAACCTCCCCAGCACCGAAATACTGCCACCCTTGCGAGTGGCCGACAGCGAAAGCGTGCACTGGGATGAACAATGCGATGTGCTGGTCATCGGCTGGGGAGCGGCGGGTGCGTGTGCCGCGCTGGAAGCTCGCGCCAGGGGCGCCGATGTGTTGATCGCCGACCGGTTCACCGGTGGTGGTGCCAGCGCCAAGAGCGGCGGAGTTGTGTATGCCGGCGGCGGTACTCGCCATCAGCAGGCGGCGGGCTTCAACGATAGCCCTGAAGCCATGTTCGATTACCTCAAGCACGAAACGCAAAACGTGGTCAGCGACGACACCCTGCGGCGCTTCTGCGCCGACAGCGTGAGCAATCTCCAATGGCTGGAAAGCCATGGCGCGCCCTACGCCCACCAGATGCCACCGGGGGGCAAGACCTCGTATCCGCCCGATGGATACTTTCTCTATTACTCGGGTAACGAGTTGGTGCCTGATCATCGCGGTCCCTTGCCAGCGGCGCCGCGCGGTCATCGCACCGTCGGCAAAGGCCAGGGCGGCGCGGTGCTTTATGCCCACCTCAAGGCTGCGTGCCTCAAGGCCGGGGCTCGCCCGCTGTTGCAAGCGGCAGCGCGGCGATTGGTGGTTGATCCTCAGAAACGCGTGCTGGGTGCCGAATTCTGGTGCATGCCCGAAGGCAGTAAAGAGACCGAGCTGCATGCACGACTGGCGGCCCGCGCCGAACGATTGCAGAACTTCGCACCGGGTTATTGCAACAAACTGCGCGTAAAGATCTGCCAGCTTGAACGTGATTTCGCCCGTCCACGGCGGGTGCGAGCACGCAACGGCGTGATCCTCAGCACGGGCGGCTTCATCTTCAATCGCCAGTTGCTTGGGCAGCATGCGCCGAAGTTTCGCCGCAACTTCAAAGTGGGCGCCACTGGCTGCGATGGCAGCGGTTTGCGCCTGGGCGCCAGCGTCGGCGGTCAGGCGCGAGGGCTGGAGCGAGTGTCGGCGTGGCGCTTCCTCAACCCGCCGTACAGTTGGCACAAAGGCATCGTGGTCAATCGCGAGGGTCAGCGTTTCTGCAATGAAGAAGTGTATGGCGCCACCCTTGGCCAGCCGTTGATGGAAGAGCAGGGTGGCAAGGCCTGGCTGGTGCTGGATGCGCCGTTGCGCAAGAAGGCAATTGGCGAGGCACTGTTTGGAGGCTACTGGTGGTTCCAGAGTTTCCCGGCCTTGGCGCTGATGCTGTTCAAAGTGCGAAAGGGCAAGAGCCTGAGCGAGTTGGCCAATGCGACCTCCATGGACCCGGCGGTGCTGCGTGCCTCGGTGCTGGCGGCCAATGCCGCTGCCCGTGGCGAGGCACCGGAGCCGTTCGGCAAATCCGAGGGCGGCCGCCAGGTACTCGATCAGGGACCGTTTTATGCCTGCGACATTTCCGTGACCAACCCGGTATTTCCGCTGGGAGCGTTGACCCTCGGCGGGCTGCGGGTGGATGAACTCAGCGGCGCCGTACTGGACGAGCAGGGTCAGGCAATCGCTGGCTTGTACGCCGCCGGACGCACTGCCCTGGGGATTCCTTCGCATTTGTACATCAGCGGCCTGTCCCTGGCTGACTGCGTGTTCTCCGGCCGGCGCGCCGGTGCCGCCGTCGCCCGCGCCCAAGGTCAACCCTCACCAACGCCCCACGCACATGAGATGACATGA
- a CDS encoding OB-fold domain-containing protein, translated as MADPQLLSNVRALVGRQYGRVYAWDEVNAPMIRQWCEVMGVDNPLYIDPAFALGTQHEGLIAPPAMLQVWTMEGLHANNYPPGSTDENPYEVLKEMEAYGYASTVAVNSELSFTRPVRLGEKLYYTTRLDAVGDEKTTALGTGFFVTLVMSHFVEKAGGDEPVGELLFRVFKFRAANAQAPAKVEPAPIKAKRPLPGISDDTRFFWEGCDKGQLLIQRCTACQTLRHPPAPVCIECHSFDWDSVPSSGRATLYSFVVMHYPEVPPFDYPNPIGLIELEEGVRLIAGLVGIEREQLQIGQRLQVEFQTFDDQLTLPLFRPVEA; from the coding sequence TTGGCTGATCCACAATTGCTATCCAATGTGCGCGCCCTGGTGGGGCGCCAATACGGCCGCGTGTATGCCTGGGACGAGGTCAACGCACCGATGATTCGCCAGTGGTGCGAAGTCATGGGCGTGGACAACCCGCTGTACATCGACCCGGCTTTTGCCCTGGGCACTCAACATGAGGGCTTGATCGCGCCGCCGGCGATGTTGCAGGTGTGGACCATGGAGGGCCTGCACGCCAACAACTATCCGCCTGGCTCCACCGACGAGAACCCATACGAGGTGCTCAAGGAAATGGAAGCCTACGGCTATGCCTCGACTGTGGCGGTGAACTCCGAGCTGAGCTTTACCCGCCCGGTGCGCCTGGGGGAAAAGCTCTACTACACCACGCGCCTGGATGCGGTGGGCGATGAGAAAACCACCGCCCTGGGCACCGGTTTTTTCGTCACCCTGGTGATGAGCCATTTCGTCGAAAAGGCAGGCGGCGACGAGCCAGTGGGCGAATTGCTGTTTCGCGTCTTCAAGTTTCGCGCGGCCAATGCCCAGGCGCCGGCCAAGGTTGAGCCAGCACCGATCAAGGCCAAGCGCCCGCTGCCGGGCATCAGCGACGACACCCGGTTTTTCTGGGAGGGCTGCGACAAGGGCCAGTTGCTGATCCAGCGCTGCACCGCCTGCCAGACCCTGCGCCATCCACCGGCCCCGGTGTGCATCGAATGCCATAGCTTCGACTGGGACTCCGTGCCATCCAGCGGCCGCGCGACCTTGTATTCGTTCGTGGTGATGCACTACCCCGAAGTACCGCCGTTCGATTACCCCAACCCGATCGGCCTGATCGAACTGGAAGAGGGCGTGCGCCTGATCGCCGGCCTGGTCGGTATCGAGCGTGAGCAATTGCAGATCGGCCAGCGTTTGCAGGTCGAGTTCCAGACCTTCGATGACCAGCTGACCCTGCCGCTGTTCCGGCCGGTAGAGGCATAG
- a CDS encoding amidase codes for MDNHENAPLNSTTGWPRRSVLKAGAVAVGVGILGRFADARAAGLSASDYQAMDAWAMSQAIRSGELSAEDLLAAALLRYNEVNPKVNAVNMLHETYARTLLAQRRVAGTYNQGALAGVPLLFKDLNTTLQGTITSNGSRMFKDSPPAARTSTLITRYEQAGAVPFGKTTSPEFGLTTTTESLAWGQTHNPWNLAMSAGGSSGGSAAAVAAGIVPVAHATDGGGSIRIPASYCGVVGLKPTRYRTPSGPLHFEGSFGASAANVVSRTVRDTALFLDAGQGHEAGSAYWCPPLIRPYVEELQRDPGKLRVAVVRQSLTGAPLDPAIAATLEQTIKQLLALGHQLDELTLNIDPRQLFGAHGTALGTALRVQIHDREQVLGRAATAQDLEKITLVNLERSKATSGEDLYRARQAFERIGATMEQHFELYDVILSPVTGSLTPKLGLLSLDQPWDSYAHQAMGSAGFTVIANVSGQPAISLPLGQSDDGLPVGMMFTARLGGEDVLLRLASQLEQAHPWAARRAML; via the coding sequence ATGGATAACCACGAAAACGCACCACTCAATTCCACCACCGGCTGGCCGCGCCGCAGCGTACTCAAGGCCGGTGCCGTGGCTGTCGGCGTCGGGATTCTGGGGCGGTTTGCCGATGCCCGCGCGGCGGGGCTGTCGGCCAGCGACTATCAGGCGATGGATGCCTGGGCCATGAGCCAGGCGATCCGCAGTGGCGAACTGAGCGCCGAGGACCTCTTGGCGGCGGCGCTGTTGCGCTACAACGAGGTCAACCCCAAGGTCAATGCAGTGAACATGCTGCATGAAACCTACGCGCGGACTTTGCTCGCCCAGCGCCGCGTCGCCGGCACCTACAACCAGGGCGCCCTGGCTGGTGTGCCGCTGCTGTTCAAAGACCTGAACACCACGCTGCAAGGCACGATCACCAGTAACGGTAGCCGGATGTTCAAGGATTCACCGCCCGCCGCGCGTACCAGCACGCTAATCACCCGTTATGAACAGGCCGGTGCGGTGCCGTTCGGCAAGACCACATCGCCCGAATTCGGCTTAACCACCACCACCGAATCCTTGGCCTGGGGCCAGACTCATAACCCGTGGAACCTGGCCATGAGCGCCGGCGGTTCTTCCGGCGGCTCGGCTGCGGCGGTGGCGGCGGGGATCGTTCCCGTGGCTCATGCCACTGATGGCGGCGGTTCGATCCGCATTCCCGCTTCGTACTGCGGCGTGGTCGGGCTCAAGCCGACCCGCTATCGCACCCCCAGCGGGCCACTGCATTTCGAAGGTTCGTTTGGCGCCAGCGCTGCCAATGTGGTGTCGCGCACGGTGCGTGATACCGCGCTGTTCCTCGATGCCGGTCAGGGGCATGAGGCGGGCAGTGCTTATTGGTGCCCACCGTTGATTCGACCTTATGTGGAAGAATTGCAGCGTGATCCGGGCAAGTTGCGCGTGGCCGTGGTGCGCCAGTCACTGACCGGCGCCCCTTTGGACCCGGCGATTGCCGCCACGCTGGAGCAGACCATCAAGCAACTGTTGGCGCTTGGGCATCAACTCGACGAATTGACGCTGAACATCGATCCGCGCCAGTTGTTCGGTGCCCATGGCACTGCGCTCGGCACAGCCTTGCGTGTGCAGATTCATGACCGGGAGCAGGTACTCGGGCGGGCTGCCACGGCTCAGGATCTGGAGAAGATCACCTTGGTCAACCTCGAGCGCTCGAAAGCGACCAGTGGCGAAGACCTGTACCGCGCGCGGCAAGCGTTCGAGCGTATTGGTGCGACGATGGAGCAGCACTTTGAACTCTATGACGTGATCCTGTCGCCGGTCACGGGCAGCCTGACCCCGAAGCTGGGTCTGTTGTCGCTTGACCAGCCTTGGGACAGCTACGCCCATCAGGCCATGGGCAGCGCCGGTTTCACCGTGATAGCCAATGTCAGCGGCCAGCCGGCTATCTCCCTGCCACTGGGCCAGAGCGATGACGGCTTGCCGGTGGGCATGATGTTCACCGCTCGCCTGGGTGGCGAAGACGTGCTGTTGCGTCTGGCCAGCCAGTTGGAACAGGCACATCCATGGGCCGCCAGGCGCGCCATGCTGTAA
- a CDS encoding FAD-dependent oxidoreductase, with product MTAQVQSQTHYDVIVVGSGAGAMTSAVFLADQGLRVLVVEKSDQYGGTSAISGGGIWIPNNHYFARMSGNDSYATALTYLKAAAGEHVDEVRLRAYLDNAPKMIEQLTRKSRVRYAVAAKYPDYYPHLPGALAGGRTLDPEFFDTSLLGDELANLRKPSPSTLLMGCIAWTARDAHKVMARSFGWRLLILKLMMRYKLDFKWRRKSKIDRRASLGSSLVASLRRSLMDRDVPLWLNTDFCGLITDNERISGITVRRDGAELQLHARLGVILASGGFEQNQVLRDQYLPKPTRKSWSATPPGNNTGAALEAGMAQGAATALMDWAWWAPTIAVPGEDKPRGIFAERAFPGAIVVNGEGQRFVNEAAPYLEFVDAMHQDNQKTGGKTVPAWVIFDAHFRFNYAMGPLMPGQIMPDSRLRKEWLNTLYWKADTLAGLARQIGIDSAGLEATVTKVNDYAQSGVDLDFARGGNVFDRYYGDCNVKPNPCLAPLQKGPYYAMRLDAGDIGTKGGLLTNEHAQVVRDDGTAIAGLYAIGNCSASVMGTSYPGAGGTLGPAMTFAYVAANHLARTV from the coding sequence ATGACGGCTCAAGTTCAGTCTCAGACCCACTACGACGTGATCGTCGTCGGTTCGGGCGCAGGTGCGATGACTTCGGCGGTGTTCCTCGCCGATCAGGGTTTGCGCGTGCTGGTGGTGGAGAAAAGCGACCAGTACGGCGGCACCTCGGCGATCTCCGGCGGCGGTATCTGGATTCCGAACAACCATTACTTCGCTCGCATGAGTGGCAACGACAGCTACGCCACGGCGCTGACCTACCTGAAGGCGGCGGCGGGCGAGCATGTCGATGAAGTGCGCCTGCGTGCCTACCTGGACAATGCGCCGAAGATGATCGAACAGCTCACCCGCAAAAGCAGGGTGCGTTATGCAGTAGCGGCCAAATACCCTGATTACTATCCGCATCTTCCGGGAGCCCTTGCCGGTGGGCGGACCCTGGACCCTGAATTTTTTGACACCAGTCTGCTGGGTGATGAGCTGGCAAACCTGCGCAAGCCATCGCCTTCAACGCTGCTGATGGGTTGCATCGCCTGGACTGCGCGTGATGCTCACAAGGTCATGGCCCGCAGTTTCGGCTGGCGCCTGCTGATCTTGAAACTGATGATGCGCTACAAGCTGGACTTCAAGTGGCGGCGCAAAAGCAAAATTGATCGTCGCGCGTCCCTGGGCAGTTCGTTGGTGGCTTCGTTGCGTCGCTCGCTGATGGACCGCGACGTACCGTTGTGGCTCAACACCGATTTCTGCGGGTTGATCACCGACAATGAACGGATCAGCGGCATCACCGTGCGACGTGACGGCGCCGAGCTGCAACTGCATGCGCGGTTGGGAGTGATCCTGGCCTCGGGTGGCTTCGAACAAAATCAGGTCCTGCGCGACCAGTACCTGCCCAAGCCGACCCGCAAATCCTGGAGCGCGACGCCACCGGGTAACAACACGGGTGCGGCGCTGGAAGCCGGCATGGCTCAGGGCGCGGCCACCGCGTTGATGGACTGGGCGTGGTGGGCGCCGACCATTGCCGTACCCGGAGAAGACAAGCCCCGGGGAATTTTCGCCGAGCGCGCATTCCCGGGCGCCATCGTGGTCAACGGTGAGGGGCAGCGGTTTGTCAACGAGGCGGCGCCTTACCTGGAGTTCGTCGATGCCATGCATCAGGACAACCAGAAAACCGGCGGAAAAACAGTGCCAGCCTGGGTGATCTTCGACGCGCATTTCCGCTTCAACTACGCCATGGGCCCGTTGATGCCCGGCCAGATCATGCCTGACAGCCGCCTGCGCAAGGAGTGGCTCAACACGCTGTACTGGAAGGCTGACACGTTGGCCGGGCTGGCCCGGCAGATCGGCATCGACAGTGCCGGCCTGGAAGCCACCGTCACTAAAGTCAACGACTATGCCCAAAGTGGTGTCGACCTCGACTTCGCCCGTGGCGGCAATGTCTTCGATCGTTACTACGGCGATTGCAACGTCAAGCCCAACCCTTGCCTGGCGCCGCTACAAAAAGGTCCGTATTACGCCATGCGCCTGGATGCCGGCGACATCGGCACCAAGGGCGGCCTGTTGACCAACGAGCACGCACAGGTGGTGCGCGATGACGGTACGGCCATCGCCGGGCTGTACGCCATCGGCAACTGTTCGGCATCGGTGATGGGCACCAGCTATCCGGGTGCCGGCGGTACGCTGGGGCCGGCGATGACCTTCGCTTATGTCGCTGCCAACCATTTGGCTCGCACGGTATAG